A part of Dreissena polymorpha isolate Duluth1 chromosome 13, UMN_Dpol_1.0, whole genome shotgun sequence genomic DNA contains:
- the LOC127854711 gene encoding uncharacterized protein LOC127854711, with the protein MEGRDDINSAIEAGVTEANATLIKGKDVRELGTKEGCDVVTSATEAGVTEVNATVIKGQQVIESATMEGRDDINSATEAGVKEVTATIIKGKDVIEFCAIDGCDVVTSDTEACLTEVNATVIKGHQVIESVTMAGSDVITSATEAGVTEVNATVIKGQRVVESLTMEGCDVVTFSTGAGVTEVNATVIKGHHVIESATMEGRDDINSAIEAGVTEVNATVIKGTDVIELATKEGCGVVTSATEAGVTEVNVTVIKGQQVIDSATMEGRDDINSAIEAGVKEVTASMIKGKDVIELATIEGCVAVTSATEAGVTEVNATVIKGQRVVESATMEGCDAVTFATGAGVTEVNATVIKGQRVVESATMEGCDAVNFATGAGVTVVNATVIKGQRVVESATIEGRGDINSSTEAGVKEVTATTSKGKDVIELATIEGCEAVTSATETGVTEVNVTVIKGQQVIQAAIIEGRDVITGIKTQKEDEDFALQCSGKKINNIQEVSMPI; encoded by the coding sequence ATGGAAGGTCGTGACGATATTAATTCTGCCATTGAAGCTGGTGTGACGGAAGCCAATGCTACATTGATCAAAGGTAAAGATGTCAGAGAGTTGGGCACAAAAGAAGGATGTGATGTGGTTACTTCTGCCACGGAGGCAGGTGTGACGGAAGTCAATGctacagtgatcaaaggacagcAGGTCATAGAGTCGGCCACAATGGAAGGTCGCGACGATATAAATTCTGCCACAGAAGCTGGTGTAAAGGAGGTCACAGCTACAATTATCAAAGGTAAAGATGTCATAGAGTTTTGCGCAATAGATGGATGTGATGTGGTTACTTCTGACACAGAGGCTTGTTTGACGGAAGTCAATGctacagtgatcaaaggacaTCAGGTCATAGAATCAGTTACAATGGCAGGAAGTGACGTTATTACTTCTGCCACAGAGGCTGGTGTGACGGAAGTCAATGCAACAGTGATTAAAGGACAGCGGGTCGTAGAGTCATTAACAATGGAAGGATGTGACGTTGTTACTTTTTCCACTGGAGCTGGTGTGACGGAAGTCAATGctacagtgatcaaaggacaTCATGTCATAGAGTCGGCCACAATGGAAGGTCGTGACGATATTAATTCTGCCATAGAAGCTGGTGTGACGGAAGTCAATGCTACAGTGATCAAAGGAACAGATGTCATAGAGTTGGCCACAAAAGAAGGATGTGGTGTGGTTACTTCTGCCACAGAGGCGGGTGTGACAGAAGTCAATGTtacagtgatcaaaggacagcAGGTCATAGACTCGGCCACAATGGAAGGTCGTGACGATATAAATTCTGCCATAGAggctggtgtaaaagaagtcacAGCTTCAATGATCAAAGGTAAAGATGTCATAGAGTTGGCAACAATAGAAGGATGTGTTGCGGTTACTTCTGCCACAGAAGCTGGTGTGACGGAAGTCAATGctacagtgatcaaaggacagcGGGTCGTTGAGTCAGCAACAATGGAAGGATGTGACGCTGTTACTTTTGCCACTGGAGCTGGTGTGACGGAAGTCAATGctacagtgatcaaaggacagcGGGTCGTAGAGTCAGCAACAATGGAAGGATGTGACGCTGTTAATTTTGCCACTGGAGCTGGTGTGACGGTAGTCAATGctacagtgatcaaaggacagcGGGTCGTAGAGTCGGCCACAATAGAAGGTCGTGGCGATATTAATTCTTCCACAGAGGCTGGTGTAAAGGAGGTCACAGCTACAACGAGCAAAGGTAAAGATGTCATAGAGTTGGCCACAATAGAAGGATGTGAAGCGGTTACTTCTGCAACAGAGACAGGTGTGACGGAAGTCAATGTTACAGTTATCAAAGGACAGCAGGTCATACAGGCGGCCATAATTGAAGGGCGTGACGTTATTACCGGCATCAAGACACAAAAGGAGGACGAGGATTTTGCTCTTCAATGCAGCGGTAAGAAAATAAACAACATCCAAGAAGTAAGCATGCCTATCTAA